A genome region from Bacteroidota bacterium includes the following:
- a CDS encoding NADH-quinone oxidoreductase subunit M produces MNDHLLLSTVLFIPLAGAITIAFLGKESKNLIKMLGMGFSLAAFLVSVYLFVVFDGSNPNMQFVEFNEWIPSLHVSYHLGIDGMSLLLVVLTTFLTPISLLASWESVQNKLKGFIISMLVLEVGTLGVFMALDMFLFYVFWEAMLIPMYFIIGIWGGQERIYAAVKFFLYTMFGSLLMLVAILWLSYYASEQPGGYFTTNLMELYKVAPSIPMDIQTWMFLAFALSFCIKVPLFPLHTWLPDAHVQAPTAGSVILAGVLLKMGTYGLIRFCIPLFPYATFEFMPYFAGLAVIGIIYGALVSIVQPDMKKLVAYSSVSHLGFVVLGIFALNQEGMQGGIIQMINHGLSTGALFLLVGMIYDRRHTRMIKDFGGLAKSMPVYAAFFMIVMLSSVGLPGLNGFVGEFLILLGAFKSQLLANRWFAILGATGVVLAAVYLLWSYQRMFFGKLENPENRNLKDMNLREWVVLVPVILFIVWIGIYPSTFLNKSEASTKQLIQQIQDARRGAQVGTAERIALPESHTIE; encoded by the coding sequence ATGAACGACCATCTCCTACTTTCGACAGTACTTTTCATTCCGCTGGCCGGTGCAATAACCATTGCCTTCCTTGGGAAGGAGTCGAAAAATCTCATAAAAATGCTTGGTATGGGATTCTCGCTTGCCGCATTTCTTGTTTCGGTGTATCTCTTTGTTGTCTTCGATGGATCGAATCCAAACATGCAATTTGTCGAATTCAATGAATGGATTCCGAGTCTGCACGTTTCGTACCATCTCGGCATTGACGGCATGTCGTTGTTGCTCGTTGTTTTGACAACATTTCTTACGCCGATTTCGCTTCTTGCGTCGTGGGAATCCGTGCAGAACAAGCTGAAGGGCTTCATCATCTCGATGCTGGTGTTGGAAGTGGGGACGCTGGGCGTGTTCATGGCGCTCGACATGTTCCTTTTCTATGTGTTCTGGGAAGCGATGTTGATCCCGATGTATTTCATTATCGGGATTTGGGGAGGACAAGAGCGGATCTATGCAGCAGTGAAGTTCTTCCTCTACACGATGTTCGGCAGCCTGTTGATGCTGGTTGCGATTCTGTGGCTCAGTTACTATGCAAGCGAGCAGCCGGGCGGCTATTTCACGACGAATTTGATGGAGTTGTACAAAGTTGCCCCTTCAATTCCGATGGATATCCAGACGTGGATGTTTCTCGCATTTGCCCTCAGCTTTTGTATCAAGGTTCCGCTGTTCCCGCTGCATACCTGGCTGCCCGATGCACACGTGCAGGCCCCGACTGCCGGCTCCGTGATTCTTGCGGGTGTACTCCTGAAGATGGGAACATACGGACTCATACGCTTCTGCATACCGTTGTTCCCATACGCAACGTTCGAGTTTATGCCGTATTTTGCAGGCCTCGCGGTGATCGGGATTATTTATGGCGCGCTTGTTTCCATTGTTCAGCCGGATATGAAGAAACTCGTTGCCTACTCGTCCGTATCGCATCTCGGATTTGTCGTGCTCGGCATCTTTGCCCTGAATCAGGAGGGGATGCAGGGAGGCATCATCCAGATGATCAATCATGGTTTGTCCACAGGCGCTCTCTTCTTGTTGGTAGGAATGATTTACGACCGAAGGCACACTCGTATGATAAAAGACTTCGGCGGCCTCGCGAAATCAATGCCGGTGTACGCTGCCTTCTTTATGATTGTCATGCTATCGTCAGTCGGATTGCCGGGATTGAACGGATTCGTTGGCGAGTTTCTGATTCTTCTCGGCGCATTCAAGTCGCAGCTTCTCGCCAACCGCTGGTTTGCAATTCTCGGTGCCACCGGTGTCGTACTCGCGGCCGTGTACTTGTTGTGGAGCTACCAGCGCATGTTCTTCGGTAAGCTTGAGAATCCTGAAAACCGGAATCTCAAGGACATGAATCTGCGCGAGTGGGTTGTGTTGGTCCCTGTTATTCTGTTCATCGTGTGGATCGGGATCTACCCGTCGACGTTCTTGAACAAGTCAGAAGCGTCAACAAAGCAACTCATCCAACAAATCCAAGATGCACGTCGCGGCGCCCAAGTCGGAACCGCGGAGCGTATCGCCCTTCCAGAGTCGCACACGATAGAATGA